A genomic stretch from Pseudomonas sp. MUP55 includes:
- the mnmA gene encoding tRNA 2-thiouridine(34) synthase MnmA, whose protein sequence is MRDPAPSDTQKKRVIVGMSGGVDSSVSAVLLMEQGYEVEGLFMKNWEEDDGTEYCTAMDDLADAQAVCDKIGIKLHTANFAAEYWDNVFEHFLAEYKAGRTPNPDILCNREIKFKAFLDYAMMLGADLIATGHYVRRRDIDGRTELLKGLDPNKDQSYFLHAVGGEQIAKTLFPVGELEKPEVRRIAEQHGLATAKKKDSTGICFIGERRFSDFLKQYLPAQPGEIQTTEGEVIGRHHGLMYHTIGQRQGLGIGGLKDAGEEPWYVLIKDLENNVLVVGQGNEHPLLFSGALLASEIYWVNPIDLSTPRRLTAKVRYRQSDQPCTLEKTATGYRATFDDPQRAVTPGQSVVFYDGEVCLGGGVIEVAQAWSNPA, encoded by the coding sequence ATGCGTGATCCAGCCCCTTCTGACACACAAAAGAAGCGCGTCATCGTCGGCATGTCCGGCGGCGTGGATTCTTCCGTTTCCGCCGTTCTGCTCATGGAGCAGGGTTATGAGGTGGAAGGCCTGTTCATGAAGAACTGGGAAGAAGACGATGGAACGGAATACTGCACTGCCATGGACGACCTCGCGGACGCCCAGGCGGTGTGTGACAAGATCGGTATCAAGCTGCACACCGCCAACTTCGCCGCCGAGTACTGGGACAACGTGTTCGAGCACTTCCTGGCCGAATACAAGGCTGGCCGCACGCCGAACCCGGACATCCTGTGTAACCGCGAGATCAAGTTCAAGGCGTTTCTCGACTACGCCATGATGCTCGGCGCCGACCTGATTGCCACTGGCCACTACGTGCGCCGCCGCGACATTGATGGTCGCACCGAGCTGCTCAAAGGCCTGGACCCGAACAAGGACCAGAGCTACTTCCTGCACGCCGTGGGCGGTGAACAGATCGCCAAGACCCTGTTCCCGGTGGGCGAGCTGGAAAAGCCCGAAGTGCGCAGGATCGCCGAGCAACACGGCCTGGCCACCGCCAAGAAGAAGGATTCCACCGGGATCTGCTTTATCGGCGAGCGCCGCTTCAGCGACTTCCTCAAGCAATACCTGCCGGCACAACCGGGCGAGATCCAGACCACCGAAGGTGAAGTGATCGGCCGTCACCACGGCCTGATGTACCACACCATCGGCCAGCGCCAGGGCCTGGGGATCGGCGGCTTGAAAGACGCCGGCGAAGAGCCGTGGTACGTGCTGATCAAGGACCTGGAAAACAACGTGCTGGTCGTCGGCCAGGGCAACGAGCACCCGCTGCTGTTCTCCGGCGCCCTGCTCGCTTCGGAAATCTATTGGGTCAACCCGATCGACCTAAGCACTCCGCGCCGCCTGACCGCCAAAGTGCGCTATCGCCAGAGCGACCAGCCGTGCACCCTGGAAAAAACCGCTACCGGCTACCGTGCCACGTTTGATGACCCGCAACGCGCGGTCACGCCGGGCCAGTCCGTGGTGTTCTATGACGGCGAAGTCTGCCTGGGCGGCGGTGTGATTGAAGTGGCGCAAGCCTGGAGCAACCCGGCATGA
- a CDS encoding NADP-dependent isocitrate dehydrogenase encodes MPTRSKIIYTFTDEAPALATYSLLPIVEAFTASADIAVETRDISLAGRILASFPEQLGAKAIPDHLAELGDLAVTPEANIIKLPNISASTPQLQAAIKELQAQGYALPDYPETVTTDAEKETRARYDKVKGSAVNPVLREGNSDRRAPLSVKNYARKHPHKMGAWAADSKSHIAHMSNGDFYGSEKAVQIDAADAVKIELITQDGSATVLKEKTTVQAGEIIDTAVLSKKALRAFIAAEIEDAKKQGVLLSVHLKATMMKVSDPIMFGQIVAEFYKDALTKHATVLEQIGFNLNNGIGDLYARIKALPADQQAQIEADIQAVYAARPALAMVNSDKGITNLHVPSDVIVDASMPAMIRDSGKMWGTDGQLHDTKAVIPDRCYATIYQAVIEDCKANGAFDPTTMGSVPNVGLMAKKAEEYGSHDKTFQIKADGVVRVTDSKGNLLMEQKVEAGDIFRMCQTKDAPIQDWVKLAVNRARASDTPAIFWLDPKRAHDGVVVEKVQAYLKDHNTEGLDIRIMAPVDAMKFTLERTRKGLDTISVTGNVLRDYLTDLFPIMELGTSAKMLSIVPLMNGGGLFETGAGGSAPKHVQQLLEENFLRWDSLGEFLALAASLEHLGVTYNNPKALVLSKTLDQATGQFLDNNKSPSRKVGNIDNRGSHFYLALYWAQALAAQSEDTALQAQFGELAKTLAENEATIVAELNAVQGQPVDIGGYYAPNPELTSKAMRPSNTLNAAIAKLK; translated from the coding sequence ATGCCCACCCGCTCGAAGATCATCTATACCTTCACCGACGAAGCCCCAGCCCTCGCCACCTATTCACTGCTGCCTATCGTAGAGGCCTTCACCGCTTCCGCTGATATTGCCGTGGAAACCCGCGATATTTCCCTCGCCGGGCGCATCCTCGCAAGCTTCCCCGAGCAACTGGGCGCCAAGGCCATCCCGGACCACCTCGCCGAACTGGGCGACCTGGCCGTTACGCCTGAAGCCAACATCATCAAGCTGCCTAACATCAGCGCCTCGACCCCGCAGCTGCAAGCCGCCATCAAGGAACTGCAGGCCCAGGGCTACGCCCTGCCGGACTACCCGGAAACCGTAACCACCGACGCGGAAAAAGAAACCCGTGCCCGTTACGACAAGGTCAAGGGCAGCGCGGTGAACCCGGTACTGCGCGAAGGCAACTCCGACCGCCGCGCGCCGCTGTCGGTCAAGAACTACGCACGCAAGCACCCGCACAAGATGGGCGCCTGGGCCGCCGACTCCAAGTCGCACATTGCCCACATGAGCAACGGCGACTTCTACGGCAGCGAAAAAGCCGTACAGATCGATGCCGCTGACGCTGTCAAAATCGAGCTGATCACTCAAGACGGCAGCGCCACCGTCCTGAAAGAAAAGACCACCGTACAGGCCGGCGAGATCATCGACACCGCCGTACTGAGCAAGAAGGCCCTGCGTGCGTTCATCGCCGCCGAGATCGAAGACGCCAAGAAACAAGGCGTACTGCTGTCGGTTCACTTGAAAGCCACCATGATGAAGGTCTCCGACCCGATCATGTTCGGCCAGATCGTTGCCGAGTTCTATAAAGACGCCCTGACCAAGCATGCGACCGTGCTGGAACAGATCGGCTTCAACCTGAACAACGGCATCGGCGACCTGTACGCCCGCATCAAGGCGCTGCCAGCTGACCAGCAGGCGCAGATCGAAGCGGACATCCAGGCCGTCTATGCCGCTCGCCCTGCCCTGGCGATGGTCAACTCCGACAAAGGCATCACCAACCTGCACGTGCCGAGCGACGTCATCGTCGACGCCTCGATGCCGGCCATGATCCGTGACTCCGGCAAGATGTGGGGCACCGACGGCCAGCTGCACGACACCAAGGCGGTGATCCCGGATCGCTGCTACGCCACCATTTATCAGGCGGTCATCGAAGACTGCAAGGCCAATGGCGCCTTCGACCCAACCACCATGGGCAGCGTGCCAAACGTTGGTCTGATGGCGAAGAAAGCCGAAGAGTACGGCTCGCACGACAAGACTTTCCAGATCAAGGCTGACGGAGTGGTCCGCGTCACCGACAGCAAGGGCAACCTGCTGATGGAACAGAAAGTCGAAGCCGGCGACATCTTCCGCATGTGCCAGACCAAAGACGCGCCGATCCAGGACTGGGTCAAGCTCGCCGTCAATCGCGCCCGCGCCAGCGACACCCCGGCCATCTTCTGGCTGGACCCTAAGCGCGCGCACGATGGCGTCGTGGTCGAGAAAGTTCAGGCCTACCTGAAAGACCACAACACCGAAGGCCTGGACATCCGCATCATGGCCCCGGTCGACGCGATGAAGTTCACCCTGGAACGCACCCGCAAGGGCCTGGACACCATCTCGGTGACCGGCAACGTACTGCGCGACTACCTGACCGACCTGTTCCCGATCATGGAACTGGGCACCAGCGCCAAGATGCTGTCGATCGTACCGCTGATGAACGGCGGCGGCCTGTTCGAAACCGGCGCCGGCGGTTCGGCACCGAAACACGTGCAGCAGCTGCTGGAAGAAAACTTCCTGCGCTGGGACTCCCTGGGCGAGTTCCTGGCCCTGGCCGCGTCCCTGGAGCACCTGGGCGTGACGTACAACAACCCGAAAGCCCTGGTACTGTCCAAGACCCTGGACCAGGCCACCGGCCAGTTCCTGGACAACAACAAGTCGCCATCGCGCAAAGTCGGCAACATCGACAACCGCGGCAGCCACTTCTACCTGGCGCTGTACTGGGCCCAGGCCCTGGCCGCCCAGAGCGAAGACACCGCACTGCAAGCGCAGTTCGGCGAACTGGCCAAGACCCTGGCCGAGAACGAAGCAACCATCGTTGCCGAGCTCAACGCCGTACAGGGCCAGCCAGTGGACATCGGCGGCTACTACGCGCCGAACCCGGAGCTGACCAGCAAGGCCATGCGCCCGAGCAATACGCTCAATGCGGCGATTGCCAAGTTGAAGTAA
- the icd gene encoding NADP-dependent isocitrate dehydrogenase, whose product MGYKKIQVPAVGDKITVNADHSLNVPDQPIIPYIEGDGIGVDISPVMIKVVDAAVEKAYGGKRKISWMEVYAGEKATQVYDQDTWLPQETLDAVKDYVVSIKGPLTTPVGGGIRSLNVALRQQLDLYVCLRPVRWFEGVPSPVKKPGDVDMTIFRENSEDIYAGIEWKAGSPEAIKVIKFLKEEMGVTKIRFDQDCGIGVKPVSKEGTKRLARKALQYVVDNDRDSLTIVHKGNIMKFTEGAFKEWAYEVAAEEFGATLLDGGPWMQFKNPKTGKNVVVKDAIADAMLQQILLRPAEYDVIATLNLNGDYLSDALAAEVGGIGIAPGANLSDTVAMFEATHGTAPKYAGKDQVNPGSLILSAEMMLRHMGWVEAADLIIKGTNGAISAKTVTYDFERLMDGATLVSSSGFGDALIKHM is encoded by the coding sequence ATGGGATACAAGAAGATTCAGGTTCCGGCAGTCGGCGACAAAATCACCGTCAATGCAGACCATTCTCTCAATGTTCCTGACCAACCGATCATTCCCTATATCGAAGGTGACGGTATTGGCGTCGACATCAGCCCGGTGATGATCAAGGTGGTCGACGCCGCTGTTGAAAAGGCCTACGGCGGCAAGCGCAAGATCTCGTGGATGGAGGTCTACGCCGGCGAGAAGGCGACTCAAGTCTACGACCAGGACACCTGGCTGCCCCAGGAAACCCTGGATGCGGTCAAGGATTACGTAGTGTCCATCAAGGGCCCGCTGACCACGCCGGTCGGCGGCGGCATCCGTTCGCTGAACGTGGCCCTGCGCCAGCAACTGGACCTGTATGTGTGCCTGCGCCCGGTGCGCTGGTTCGAAGGCGTGCCCAGTCCGGTCAAGAAACCGGGCGATGTGGACATGACCATTTTCCGCGAGAACTCCGAGGACATTTACGCCGGCATCGAGTGGAAGGCCGGTTCGCCTGAGGCGATCAAGGTGATCAAGTTCCTCAAGGAGGAAATGGGCGTCACCAAGATCCGTTTCGACCAGGATTGCGGGATCGGCGTGAAGCCGGTTTCCAAGGAAGGCACCAAGCGTCTGGCGCGCAAGGCGCTGCAGTATGTGGTGGATAACGACCGCGACTCGCTGACGATTGTGCACAAAGGCAACATCATGAAGTTCACCGAAGGCGCCTTCAAGGAATGGGCCTACGAAGTGGCGGCCGAGGAATTCGGCGCGACCCTGCTCGATGGCGGGCCGTGGATGCAGTTCAAGAACCCCAAGACCGGCAAGAACGTGGTGGTCAAGGATGCGATTGCCGATGCGATGCTTCAGCAGATCCTGCTGCGTCCGGCTGAATATGACGTGATTGCGACGCTTAACCTCAACGGTGACTACCTGTCCGACGCCCTCGCGGCGGAAGTGGGCGGTATCGGTATTGCGCCGGGCGCCAACCTGTCCGACACCGTGGCCATGTTCGAAGCCACCCACGGTACGGCGCCCAAGTATGCGGGCAAGGATCAGGTGAATCCGGGCTCGTTGATTCTCTCAGCGGAAATGATGCTGCGGCACATGGGCTGGGTAGAGGCGGCTGACCTGATCATCAAGGGCACCAATGGTGCGATTTCGGCGAAGACTGTGACCTATGACTTCGAACGCCTGATGGATGGCGCCACGTTGGTTTCGTCGTCTGGCTTCGGTGATGCGCTGATCAAGCATATGTAA
- the purB gene encoding adenylosuccinate lyase: MQLSSLTAVSPVDGRYAGKTQALRPIFSEYGLIRARVLVEVRWLQRLAAHPAISEVPAFSAQANAVLNTLAENFSLEHAERVKEIERTTNHDVKAIEYLLKEQAAKLPELAQVSEFIHFACTSEDINNLSHALMLREGRDDVMLPLMRQTADAIRELAIRFAAVPMLSRTHGQPASPTTLGKELANVVYRLERQIAQVAAVPLLGKINGAVGNYNAHLSAYPEIDWEANARAFIEDELGLGFNPYTTQIEPHDYIAELFDAIARFNTILIDFDRDIWGYISLGYFKQRTIAGEIGSSTMPHKVNPIDFENSEGNLGIANALFQHLASKLPISRWQRDLTDSTVLRNLGVGFAHSVIAYEASLKGISKLELNEQKIAADLDACWEVLAEPIQTVMRRYNIENPYEKLKELTRGKGITSDALQTFIDGLDMPAAAKAELKLLTPANYIGNAVEQAKRI, from the coding sequence ATGCAGCTTTCTTCGCTCACTGCGGTTTCCCCTGTTGACGGCCGCTACGCCGGCAAAACCCAGGCCCTGCGCCCAATTTTCAGCGAGTACGGCCTGATCCGTGCCCGTGTCCTGGTTGAAGTGCGCTGGCTCCAGCGCCTGGCCGCTCACCCTGCCATCAGCGAAGTGCCGGCGTTTTCCGCCCAAGCCAACGCTGTGCTCAACACCCTGGCGGAAAACTTCTCCCTGGAGCACGCCGAGCGTGTCAAAGAGATCGAGCGCACCACCAACCACGACGTCAAAGCCATCGAATACCTGCTCAAGGAGCAAGCGGCCAAGCTGCCGGAACTGGCCCAGGTCAGCGAGTTCATCCACTTTGCCTGCACCAGCGAGGACATCAACAACCTGTCCCACGCCCTGATGCTGCGCGAAGGCCGTGATGACGTGATGCTGCCCCTGATGCGCCAGACCGCCGACGCCATCCGTGAGCTGGCAATCCGTTTCGCCGCCGTGCCGATGCTGTCGCGCACCCATGGCCAGCCGGCTTCGCCGACCACCCTGGGTAAGGAACTGGCCAACGTGGTGTACCGCCTGGAGCGCCAGATCGCTCAAGTCGCCGCCGTGCCATTGCTGGGCAAGATCAACGGCGCGGTAGGCAACTACAACGCTCACCTGTCGGCCTACCCCGAGATCGACTGGGAAGCCAACGCCCGCGCCTTTATCGAAGACGAGCTGGGCCTGGGCTTCAACCCCTACACCACGCAGATCGAACCTCACGACTACATCGCCGAGCTGTTCGACGCCATTGCGCGCTTCAACACCATCCTGATCGACTTCGATCGCGATATCTGGGGCTACATCTCCCTGGGCTACTTCAAGCAGCGCACCATTGCCGGTGAAATCGGTTCGTCGACCATGCCGCACAAGGTCAACCCGATCGACTTCGAAAACTCCGAAGGCAACCTCGGCATCGCCAATGCGCTGTTCCAGCACCTGGCCAGCAAACTGCCGATCTCGCGCTGGCAGCGCGACCTGACCGACTCCACCGTACTGCGTAATCTCGGCGTGGGCTTTGCCCACAGCGTGATCGCGTACGAAGCCAGCCTCAAAGGCATCAGCAAGCTGGAACTCAACGAGCAGAAGATCGCCGCTGACCTGGACGCCTGCTGGGAAGTCCTGGCCGAGCCGATCCAGACCGTGATGCGCCGCTACAACATCGAAAACCCGTACGAGAAGCTCAAAGAATTGACGCGCGGCAAGGGGATCACCTCCGACGCACTGCAAACTTTCATCGACGGCCTGGACATGCCAGCCGCTGCCAAGGCCGAGCTGAAACTGCTGACCCCGGCCAACTACATCGGCAACGCCGTCGAACAAGCCAAACGCATCTGA
- the hflD gene encoding high frequency lysogenization protein HflD, with translation MSPTQEQLTALGGVFLAAVLVDKIAKTGQVTEAGLTCMLGSLLIRDPKDTLEVYGGDDLALREGYRALIGALERDPSTLQREPLRYALSMLGLERQLAKREDMLETIGKRLPQIQSQVEHFGPAHENVIAACGALYQDTLSTLRQRIQVHGDMRNLQQPNNASKIRALLLAGIRSARLWRQLGGHRWQLVISRRKLLKELYPLMRNE, from the coding sequence ATGAGCCCGACCCAGGAGCAATTGACCGCGCTGGGTGGGGTTTTCCTCGCCGCCGTACTGGTGGACAAGATCGCCAAGACCGGCCAGGTCACCGAGGCGGGCCTGACCTGCATGCTCGGCAGCCTGCTGATCCGCGACCCCAAGGACACCCTTGAAGTCTACGGTGGCGACGACCTGGCGCTGCGTGAAGGCTACCGTGCGCTGATCGGCGCCCTGGAACGCGACCCGAGCACCTTGCAGCGCGAGCCGTTGCGCTATGCATTGTCGATGCTCGGTCTTGAGCGCCAACTGGCCAAGCGCGAGGACATGCTTGAGACCATCGGCAAGCGCCTGCCGCAGATCCAGTCCCAGGTGGAGCACTTCGGCCCGGCCCACGAAAACGTGATCGCCGCCTGCGGCGCGCTTTACCAGGACACCTTGAGCACCTTGCGCCAGCGTATCCAGGTGCATGGCGACATGCGCAACCTGCAGCAACCGAACAACGCCTCGAAAATCCGCGCCCTGCTGCTGGCGGGGATTCGTTCGGCGCGCTTGTGGCGCCAACTGGGCGGCCACCGCTGGCAGCTGGTGATCAGCCGACGCAAATTGCTCAAAGAGCTTTACCCGTTGATGCGCAACGAATAA
- a CDS encoding NUDIX hydrolase, translating into MTWQPHITVATIVEDNGRFLMVEELKGGRAVLNQPAGHLDPDETLTEAAVRETLEETGWDVEATGIVGIYLYTAPSNGVTYQRVCFIAKALKHHPDYPLDEGIIRARWLTRDELMALRDDWRSELIIRCIDDYLAGQRHSLELIRPSL; encoded by the coding sequence ATGACCTGGCAACCCCACATCACCGTCGCTACCATCGTCGAAGACAATGGCCGCTTCCTGATGGTCGAAGAACTCAAGGGCGGCCGCGCCGTGCTCAACCAACCGGCCGGCCACCTTGATCCAGACGAAACCCTCACCGAAGCCGCCGTGCGCGAAACCCTTGAAGAGACCGGCTGGGACGTCGAGGCCACCGGCATCGTCGGCATTTACCTGTACACCGCCCCGAGCAACGGCGTGACCTATCAAAGAGTCTGCTTTATCGCCAAAGCCCTGAAACACCACCCGGACTACCCACTCGACGAAGGCATCATCCGCGCCCGATGGCTGACCCGCGACGAATTGATGGCCTTGCGCGACGACTGGCGCAGCGAACTGATCATCCGCTGCATCGATGATTATCTGGCCGGTCAGCGCCACAGTCTGGAATTGATCCGCCCTTCTCTTTAG